A genomic segment from Bufo bufo chromosome 8, aBufBuf1.1, whole genome shotgun sequence encodes:
- the VMA21 gene encoding vacuolar ATPase assembly integral membrane protein VMA21: MERYDKAALNVANIPPADFSQNDGSLLSTLKTLLFFTILMIMLPIGLYFSSKVYVFEGAYGMSNKDSYFYAAIVAVIAVHVVLAMFVYVAWNEGSPQWREGKQD; this comes from the exons ATGGAGAGATACGATAAAGCGGCTCTGAACGTGGCCAACATCCCCCCCGCGGACTTCAGCCA AAATGACGGGTCCCTACTTTCCACCCTGAAGACTCTCCTATTCTTCACCATCTTAATGATTATGCTACCGATCGGCCTGTACTTTTCCTCGAAGGTTTATGTGTTTGAAG GTGCATATGGGATGTCCAACAAGGACAGTTACTTCTACGCTGCCATTGTGGCTGTGATCGCGGTACATGTGGTCTTGGCCATGTTTGTATACGTGGCGTGGAATGAAGGTTCTCCGCAGTGGCGTGAAGGAAAACAAGACTGA